The genomic window CGACCAGGTCCACGGCGAGCGGCTCGTCCCCGCCGTGCGCGACTGGGTCGCCGGCACCTGCCGGTCGCGCGACGGTGCCGACCCCGCGGACGCGGCCGCCGGGATCGCGAGCCGCCCGCTCGCCGAGCTCGAGGCCGCGGCCGACGCCGACGGCGTCCTGTGGGACGTGCCCGAGGGCACGAGTCTCGACGGCGACTGCTACGCGTGGCTCGCGGGCGAGGCGTCCGTCATCACGGCGCTGCGCCGCTTCCTCGTCCGCGACGCCGGACTCGACCGCCGCCGGGTCGCGTTCATGGGGTACTGGCGGCGGGGCCGAGCCGAGCTCGCGTGAGCTCCCCGACGATCGCCCGCGCCGGCGGAACGGCCGCGCCGTCGCCCGTGCGCGGCCCGGCCCCGTCGAGGTCGCGCGGCGCGCGCGCCGTCGCCGTGCTCGCGGGGGCCGCGGTCGTGCTCGCCGTCGTCGTCGTCGCGAGCCTCGCGCTGGGCGTGCGCGCGATCGACCCCGCCGAGGTGTGGCAGGCGCTCGTCGCGCCCGATCCCGCGGATGCCGACCAGGCGGTGGTCCTGCAGCTGCGGGTGCCCCGGACGGTCGTCGGCCTCGCCGCCGGTCTCGCCCTGGGCCTGGCCGGCACGCTCATCCAGGGCGTGACGCGCAACCCGATCGCCGATCCGGGCCTGCTCGGGGTCAACTCGGGGGCCTCGCTCGCGGTCGTGCTCTGCATCTCGCTGCTCGGGATCGCCTCGCCGCTCGGCTTCGTCTGGTTCGCGTTCGCGGGCGCCGCGGCGGCCGCGGCGGTCGTCTTCGCGATCGGCGGCGCGCAGCCCGTGCGGCTCGCGCTCGTCGGGGCCGCACTCACGGCGCTGCTCACGCCGCTCATCGCGCTCGTGCTGCTGCGCGACACCGAGGCGTTCACCCAGTACCGGTTCTGGGCGGTCGGCTCGCTCACGGGTCGCGACCTCTCGACCGTCGCCGCGCTGTGGCCGTTCCTCGTCGCGGGGGTCATGCTCGCGGTCGCCCTCGCGCATCGCCTGAACCTGCTCGCGCTCGGCGACGACGTCGCCGCGGCGCTCGGCCAGCGCGTCGGCGTCACGCGCGTGACGGCGGGCATCGCGATCGTCCTGCTGTGCGGCACGGCGGTGGCGCTCGCGGGGCCGATCGCGCTCGTCGGCCTCGTGGTGCCCCACGCTGCGCGGCGGCTCGTCGGCAGCGACTACCGGTGGATCACCGCCCTCGCCGTGCTCCTCGGCCCGATCATGCTGCTCGCCGCCGACGTGATCGGCCGGCTCGTGGTGCCCAACGCGGAACTCGAGGCCGGCGTCGTGGCCGCCTTCCTCGGCGCACCCGTGCTCGTCGCGATCGCCCGCAGCCGACGGGTGGCGGGGCTGTGACGGCCGCGACGTTCTCGGGCGCCGACCGCGTCGCGGAGCTCCGCCGGGCCGACCGCCGCCGCCGCTCGCTCGTCGTCGCGGCGGGCGCGGCCGTCGCGGCCGCGATCGCGCTCGCCGCGCTGTCGCTCGGCGCCGCGGGCGTGAGCCCCGACCGCGTGGTCGGGGTGCTCCTCGGCGGCGGCGACCGGCTCGACCGGTTCGTCGTGCTCGACCTCCGGCTGCCGCGCATCGTCGCGGCCCTCGCGGTCGGGGTCGCCTTCGCACTGGCCGGCGCGGTGTTCCAGTCGACGCTGCGCAACCCGCTCGCGAGTCCCGACATCCTCGGCATCTCGTCGGGCGCGAGCCTCGGCGCGGTCTGGGCGATCCTCGGGCTCGGCGCGGGGGGCGCGGCCGTCGCGGGACTCGCGTTCGGCGGCGGGCTCGCGGTCGCGTTCGTCATCTGGGTCGCCGCGTGGCGGCAGGGACTGCACGGCGCCCGGTTCGTGCTCGTGGGCGTCGGCATGGCGTACCTCTGCGGCTCCACGGTCGCGTGGCTGCTCGCCCGATCCGAGGTCCGGGAGGCGCAGACCGCCCTGCACTGGACGGTCGGCAGCGTCGC from Agromyces aurantiacus includes these protein-coding regions:
- a CDS encoding FecCD family ABC transporter permease; its protein translation is MSSPTIARAGGTAAPSPVRGPAPSRSRGARAVAVLAGAAVVLAVVVVASLALGVRAIDPAEVWQALVAPDPADADQAVVLQLRVPRTVVGLAAGLALGLAGTLIQGVTRNPIADPGLLGVNSGASLAVVLCISLLGIASPLGFVWFAFAGAAAAAAVVFAIGGAQPVRLALVGAALTALLTPLIALVLLRDTEAFTQYRFWAVGSLTGRDLSTVAALWPFLVAGVMLAVALAHRLNLLALGDDVAAALGQRVGVTRVTAGIAIVLLCGTAVALAGPIALVGLVVPHAARRLVGSDYRWITALAVLLGPIMLLAADVIGRLVVPNAELEAGVVAAFLGAPVLVAIARSRRVAGL
- a CDS encoding FecCD family ABC transporter permease — encoded protein: MTAATFSGADRVAELRRADRRRRSLVVAAGAAVAAAIALAALSLGAAGVSPDRVVGVLLGGGDRLDRFVVLDLRLPRIVAALAVGVAFALAGAVFQSTLRNPLASPDILGISSGASLGAVWAILGLGAGGAAVAGLAFGGGLAVAFVIWVAAWRQGLHGARFVLVGVGMAYLCGSTVAWLLARSEVREAQTALHWTVGSVADVRGDALAILVAGTAVCAIALAVAARALRPLALGDDHASALGVGADAARVVLLVVAVALVALATSVAGPVAFVALIAPAIARRLVGGGGAAIAAAGVAGAVLTLTADVIGQFAVPGFTAPLGIVTGVIGAPYLLWLLARTERTRS